Below is a window of Musa acuminata AAA Group cultivar baxijiao chromosome BXJ3-11, Cavendish_Baxijiao_AAA, whole genome shotgun sequence DNA.
GTTACATTCGTATTTCAGATGGAATTTATCTGCTAGAAATACACCGAATACTTCGACCTGGTGGCTTCTGGGTACTCTCTGGCCCTCCAGTAAACTATGAAAACAGATGGCGTGGATGGAACActacagtggaagaacagaaagccaattttgacaaaataaaaaaattgttaacCAGCATGTGCTTCAAACTCTACCAAATAAAGGATGACATTGCCGTGTGGCAGAAATCTGTAGATAACAGTTGCTATGATCAACTCAATCCATCTTCTTTTCCACCAAAATGTGATGACAGCATGGATCCAGATTCAGCATGGTACATACCACTTAGAACTTGCTTGAATGTTCCAAGCCAAAAGTTGAAGAAGTTGGCACTAAAATCTGCTCCAAGATGGCCCAAACGGCTGCATATGGCTCCAGAATGTATTGCTGTGGTCCCTGGTGGGAATTCTGGTGGATTCAAGCATGATGACAGCAAGTGGAAGGTGAGAGTAAAACATTATAAGACACTGCTTCTGGCCCTTGGAAGTGATAAAATCCGAAATGTTATGGATATGAATACACTATACGGAGGATTTGCAGCAGCACTCATCAGTTATCCTGTGTGGGTAATGAATGTTGTCTCCTCATATGGTCCAAATTCTCTCGGTGTGGTCTATGACAGGGGGCTCATAGGAACCTACCATGATTGGTAAGCCACTACTTGAATAAGAATCCAAATCACTTTGAACTACCTTCTCATACTGATTTCTCTAATTAAATCTAGATACATACATGAATAAAAGTGAACTAAGCCAACTAAATCTTTTCTCAATCAAGTCAGTGCATCTGGAACTAACAAATAAGGATTCTTTTCATGTCTCTGGATGTCTAAATGGCGAAAGAGCCTTGCATGAAACTTATAATAATCTGCTTTGTGTACTTAAGTTTTATGACACTGTAAATCATGCAAGAGACTCTATCTCCTTCAAGTGCCTTCTTTGGTGTCTTCTCATCTTTCCTCATATCTCGTGAGCTCTCACAATTCTCTATCAGAATCAAAATTTTGTTACATAATGATGTTGAGTGCATTAAACTTGATGAATAGGATGAAACAAGCTCTGAATATCTAAATTAAGGTCATTTGAAATATATTCTATCTGGGAACTTCAATGTTTCTGCTTTCTGAGATACTACATGTGGAAATTTTGCAAAATGAGAAGGCGTGATGCACTTGTATCCCagacaataaataacaaattgGTGTTCTTGTTCTGCTTCCACTGTTGAATCCATATTGAACTTACCTATTTTCAACTTTCTCTTCCCTTATCATCTGATATAATTTTCACCATCTTTGGAATAGAACTTTTTCAGGTCAGCTGTGTAAGCAGTCTTTTTTACTGGATTTGTTAATGAAAGATGCTTATGAAATATGCTGTTGAATCTACTGCTGGAGTTAGCTCATTACTTTATAATATTCTTCTGTTATCTTAGCATTGATGTATGTATTATGCTGTGAGTTAGTTCCAATGGCGTGTGCCCACTACTCTTTGGATACAAAACTTCCACTAGCTTTACAGTCATTTGCATTTATATCAAATTGTGGCATCCGTGTCTAAAGTTTCATAACTTGTTTGTAGTAGTTTATCACGAGAAGACTTTTTAAATCGACTCAAGTATTTACTATGATCCTTCAATTTTTTTCACATAGGTGTGAGGCATTTTCAACATATCCTCGAACATATGACCTCCTGCATTTTGATGGGCTATTTACTGCAGAAAGTCACAGGTAAAATGCTTTAGACActgtttttcttttctcttatttAACTGGTCGCTAGTGACCGACTGAAGATGTTTCAACTAATGCTCGAAATAATATGCCCCTGAACTTGGTAAAGGTAGTATAAAACTGCAGCAGTAATTAAATGGAAAGATGAACATTATCATAACTTTTTTCTAAGGACAAGATCTGATTTTGTCATAATAGAACCACACTTCATTGAGGACTGAGGGCACAGGGCCCTTCATTATGGtgatttatcatgatttgatttgTTGAAGAACCACTTATATGCATCTCAGTGCAAGTAAACTGAGAAAAAACAAGCAAGTTTGTTCATTATCTTCATATGGTTTTGATGGCAGCCATTTGAAAGAACTTACTTATTACTGTTTATTACTTTGGTCAAAGAGATGTGTGTAGTTTCTTTGTTCTTgtaacagaaagaaaaagaaaaagaaattcaaATGAGCGTCAAAAGAGAGATTTTTATTGAACACTTGAGAGACTGCTTGAAGTGAGTCGGTAGGTCTGGCAGGACTCTTAATAGCAACAACTTGATGACTTAGCCAGCTAGCTTAACTGGTGAAGATTCTAAGCCAGTGTTGATGAATTCATAACAGAAACTGATCAAACATTCTGAAACTCATCTGACAGTTAGGAAGAATAAAATCTCAATATCTTGATAAAATTGTACTCCATAATTGAGTACTATACTTTGACACTGTAAAGTTCCACATGTCTCTACTGGGACATGTTCCGAGGCACCGTTGCTGATACGAAGAAGGTCTGACACCACAGAGCGATTGGAAATAAACTGAAAATAACTTCAAAGTGGGTACCAAAGTTATTGCACTAAGCACAAGTTGTtagttttctttcaactacatggCTTCAAGGTGAAGCCGATCTCTAACATTGGGAACAATTTCTATTCTAGTCTTAGTATCCATAAACATACATGATTATATATCCATCATTTACAGTGGGCATGGACCAAATAATGCTGGATAATGTTTTTCTTTCTAACCCTTTGGTCGAAAATCTTGTTTCTTCTATCAAGCTGTGCAATGTTCCATTTGATAACTAGACATTTGCACCATAAGGTGATATTGTATGTGAAGACCAAATGCAATGATGTTCATGTTTATCTATATTGACCTTTGCTATCTTCCTGTCAGGTGTGAGATGAAATATGTGCTCCTCGAGATGGATCGTATTCTGCGTCCAAATGGGTACGTGATAATTCGTGAGTCAAACTATTTCGTTGAAGCGATAGCAAGCATTGCCAAAGGCATTCGATGGGATTGCCAGAAACATGACACAGAATACAATGTAGAGAAGGAGAAGCTCTTAATATGTCAGAAGAAACTATGGTATGCAAAACAAGGTCAGCAGTTAGAAACCAAATCTTAGTATTCAATCCTgaaatagaaacatagccaaaaaaaaaaaatcattagaagCACTCCactattaaaaacataaaaaaaagattTCCATAATGTTCCTCGTATCATGCTTGGGCACACTTGAAATTTTACAATTGGAGGGACGGCCTGTCCTGACTGCTAATACCTTTATGACAGTCACAAAAGTTACTGGAATAATAGTTCTTCGAAGTTTCAATTCGTCATATATTCCTTTTAGAAGGATTTAAAATTTGTTTTGGAGGGTGGGATTCAGGGTTTAAAATGTAGTTGTATTGTGTATATTAGATAAGTATGTGAGGCCTTGACTTGGATAGGATGAGCTTTACAATACAGCGAATTGTATGTTTCTGGTGTCATAAGGTGTATCTCAACTTTTTAGTGTTGCAATTTGCTTCGAGATTGTATACCATGTCATGTTTGTAACTGAATTGACTATTATTTTGTTGGAATATTAAATTAAACTTGATGATTTGAtacaattttgatttgaaagttgTATTTAGAATAGGATTTCTTGTCCTAGTTTTAGGTTTCTATCCCTTATAAATACAAGATTAATG
It encodes the following:
- the LOC135653344 gene encoding probable methyltransferase PMT21, which translates into the protein MKNKDTKSSAYHDTSSRIIPMTIMLIVLCGFSFYLGGIYFSEKNRFFKQDVAPAILHKQSVVAPLRIESVEFPECSSDYQDYTPCTDPKRWKKYGNYRLSFMERHCPPMVERKECLVPPPAGYKVPIRWPKSRDQCWYRNVPYDWINNQKSNQHWLRKEGEKFIFPGGGTMFPNGVGAYVDLMQDLIPGMKNGTIRTAIDTGCGVASWGGDLLDRGILTVSLAPRDNHEAQVQFALERGIPAILGIISTQRLPFPSNSFDMAHCSRCLIPWTEFDGIYLLEIHRILRPGGFWVLSGPPVNYENRWRGWNTTVEEQKANFDKIKKLLTSMCFKLYQIKDDIAVWQKSVDNSCYDQLNPSSFPPKCDDSMDPDSAWYIPLRTCLNVPSQKLKKLALKSAPRWPKRLHMAPECIAVVPGGNSGGFKHDDSKWKVRVKHYKTLLLALGSDKIRNVMDMNTLYGGFAAALISYPVWVMNVVSSYGPNSLGVVYDRGLIGTYHDWCEAFSTYPRTYDLLHFDGLFTAESHRCEMKYVLLEMDRILRPNGYVIIRESNYFVEAIASIAKGIRWDCQKHDTEYNVEKEKLLICQKKLWYAKQGQQLETKS